A DNA window from Ctenopharyngodon idella isolate HZGC_01 chromosome 10, HZGC01, whole genome shotgun sequence contains the following coding sequences:
- the LOC127520295 gene encoding protein ANKUB1-like, which produces MRPPIQKEVNKAILHMFNAIMKDTFPIMGLVTLLRSFVSKLKSVVSLQLGIPVSSFRLSTRSSLHLYDCNLLRDYAVQANKLHLPSSMYCQTSAAEPECSSEISKLYTTVNCPWCSLPMHIYLQNKTWIHKVQAR; this is translated from the exons ATGAGACCCCCAATTCAGAAG GAAGTCAACAAGGCCATTCTACACATGTTCAATGCCATAATGAAGGACACATTTCCCATAATGGGACTTGTAACTTTACTGAGATCCTTTGTGTCCAAACTAAAGTCAGTGGTGTCCCTGCAGCTTGGAATTCCAGTCAGTTCCTTCAGACTGTCCACCAGAAGCAGCCTTCATCTCTATGACTGTAACCTGCTCAGGGACTATGCTGTGCAAGCTAATAAACTGCATCT ACCTTCCAGCATGTACTGTCAAACCTCTGCAGCTGAACCAGAATGCAGCAGCGAGA tttcaaaactttacactacTGTCAACTGTCCTTGGTGCTCTCTACCAATGCACATCTATCTTCAGAACAAGACATGGATACACAAAGTTCAAGCAAGATGA
- the commd2 gene encoding COMM domain-containing protein 2: MLLVLSEEHKEHLGFLSEVDPAVVGEFGRIAVEFLKKGSNPKIYEGAARKLNVPSESIQHGVEGLMYLLTESSKLMISEVDFQDSVLVLGFSEELNQLLLQLYLENRKEIRQILSKLAPSLPHYHNLEWRLDVHLASRALRHQVKPTVTLKLHLEDGARHSSHVLQTDPATLQHLIQELERALAELKSNHCRRILRNIK, from the exons ATGCTGTTAGTTTTATCTGAGGAACACAAGGAACATTTAGGATTCTTATCAGAAGTGGATCCTGCGG TTGTTGGAGAATTTGGCCGAATTGCTGTGGAGTTTCTGAAAAAGGGCTCAAACCCTAAAATATATGAGGGAGCGGCAC GGAAGCTGAATGTGCCATCAGAGAGCATCCAGCATGGCGTGGAGGGTTTGATGTATCTCCTCACCGAGAGCTCCAAACTTATG ATTTCAGAGGTGGATTTCCAGGACTCCGTGCTGGTGTTGGGATTCTCAGAGGAGCTCAATCAACTTCTTCTCCAGCTGTATTTGGAGAACAGGAAGGAGATCCGACAGATTCTCAGCAAACTCGCCCCCAGCCTCCCCCATTACCACAACCTGGAGTGGAGGCTCGATGTTCAT TTGGCCAGTCGGGCTCTTCGCCATCAAGTGAAGCCCACCGTGACCCTGAAGCTGCACCTTGAGGACGGAGCGAGACACAGTTCCCACGTGCTGCAGACGGATCCCGCCACGCTGCAGCACCTTATTCAAGAGCTGGAACGAGCGCTCGCCGAGCTCAAGAGCAACCACTGCCGCCGCATACTCCGCAACATCAAATAG